From a single Paraburkholderia sp. D15 genomic region:
- a CDS encoding porin yields the protein MMHKQILRTTLALAAAGLAAQAAHAQSSVTLYGIVDAGFTFTNNQKGDKAWQATQGNVQGSRWGLLGTEDLGGGNKVMFRLENGFSLESGASGQGGRMFGRSAWVALANDKAGTITLGRQYNSVQDCLSNLQINGVGAMSQYGNAIYDNDDINNTYRTDNAVKYTTPTIAGFTANAMYAFSNTAGEFANNRAWSVGADYVNGPLRLDAAYSLVNQPASNTAGAAPSDNYYGTSSSIISGVKRNQVWGAGGAYVFGPATVALLYTNSQFQLLTGGSLRFANYEASLKYQLTPATLLALGYIYTTQNASGTTAGNAHYNQLSVGGEYFLSKTTDLYLNGIYQRASGSHAWVEGISNPSSNNGQFVTVAGIRHKF from the coding sequence ATGATGCACAAGCAGATCCTTCGTACCACGCTCGCTCTCGCCGCGGCAGGCCTCGCCGCGCAAGCCGCTCACGCGCAAAGCAGCGTGACGCTTTACGGTATCGTCGACGCGGGCTTCACCTTCACGAATAACCAGAAGGGCGACAAGGCCTGGCAGGCGACCCAGGGCAACGTGCAGGGTTCGCGCTGGGGTCTGCTCGGCACGGAAGATCTGGGCGGCGGCAACAAGGTGATGTTCCGCCTCGAGAACGGCTTCAGCCTGGAGTCGGGTGCATCGGGTCAGGGCGGCCGCATGTTCGGCCGCAGCGCATGGGTCGCGCTCGCCAACGACAAGGCCGGCACGATCACGCTGGGCCGTCAGTACAACAGCGTGCAGGACTGTCTGTCGAACCTGCAGATCAACGGCGTCGGCGCGATGAGCCAGTACGGCAACGCGATCTACGACAACGACGACATCAACAACACGTACCGCACCGACAACGCCGTCAAGTACACCACGCCGACCATCGCGGGCTTCACCGCGAACGCGATGTACGCGTTCTCGAATACCGCGGGCGAATTCGCCAACAACCGCGCATGGAGCGTCGGCGCGGACTACGTGAACGGTCCGCTGCGCCTCGACGCGGCGTACTCGCTGGTCAACCAGCCGGCCAGCAACACGGCCGGCGCGGCACCGTCGGATAACTACTACGGCACCAGCTCGTCGATCATCAGCGGCGTGAAGCGCAACCAGGTGTGGGGCGCGGGCGGCGCCTACGTGTTCGGCCCGGCGACCGTCGCGCTGCTGTACACGAACTCGCAATTCCAGTTGCTGACCGGCGGCAGCCTGCGCTTCGCCAACTACGAGGCGAGCCTGAAGTATCAGCTCACGCCGGCCACGCTGCTCGCGCTCGGCTACATCTACACCACTCAGAACGCGAGCGGCACGACCGCGGGCAACGCGCACTACAACCAGCTAAGCGTGGGCGGCGAGTACTTCCTGTCGAAGACCACCGACCTGTACCTGAACGGCATCTACCAGCGCGCGTCCGGCTCG
- a CDS encoding aminotransferase class V-fold PLP-dependent enzyme has translation MDIRSRYGLRAVINASGTMTSLGASSVGAPVIDAVAHILPHFVEIDDLQRKASAAIADACGSEAGYVSASCSAAITLGIAAAMTGDDLGLIERLPDTTGLRNEVVIQTGHLVNYGAPVDQAIRLSGARVVPVGAATEAHGYQLNAAINERTAAALYVVSHHTVQFGLIPFEEFVALAHARGVPVIVDAASEYDLKRFIAAGADLALYSAHKFLGGLTAGIVAGTKKLVRAAYFQNGGIGRGMKVGKEGIVGTIVALEQWRQRDHVAVRARERGYLTLWRESLNRCDGVWAEIDADPTGNPLDRLKLHIDPKQAGISAWDLADALARPPEGEAPVIVRDHEAELHFFFLDPCNLHPGEEQVVLARILAELERARGADEPVVTPFHRRDARRLAARRNWPD, from the coding sequence ATGGACATTCGCTCTCGTTATGGCTTACGCGCCGTCATCAATGCCTCGGGCACGATGACGAGTCTGGGCGCGTCCAGCGTCGGCGCGCCGGTGATCGACGCGGTGGCGCACATACTGCCGCACTTCGTCGAGATCGACGATCTGCAACGCAAGGCGTCGGCGGCGATTGCCGATGCGTGCGGCAGCGAGGCCGGCTACGTGAGCGCGTCGTGTTCGGCGGCGATCACGCTGGGCATTGCCGCCGCGATGACCGGCGACGACCTCGGCCTGATCGAGCGACTGCCGGACACCACCGGGCTGCGCAATGAAGTGGTGATCCAGACCGGCCATCTCGTCAATTATGGCGCACCGGTGGATCAGGCGATCCGCCTGTCGGGGGCGCGCGTGGTCCCGGTCGGGGCGGCCACGGAGGCGCACGGTTACCAGTTGAACGCCGCCATCAACGAGCGCACGGCTGCCGCGCTGTATGTCGTCTCGCATCATACGGTGCAGTTCGGGCTGATTCCGTTCGAGGAGTTCGTCGCGCTGGCGCATGCGCGTGGCGTGCCGGTGATCGTCGACGCGGCTTCCGAATACGACCTCAAGCGTTTCATCGCGGCCGGCGCGGATCTCGCGCTGTATTCGGCGCACAAATTTCTCGGCGGCCTGACGGCCGGCATCGTCGCGGGCACGAAAAAGCTGGTCCGTGCCGCGTATTTCCAGAACGGCGGCATCGGCCGCGGCATGAAGGTCGGCAAGGAAGGTATCGTCGGCACGATCGTCGCGCTCGAACAGTGGCGGCAGCGCGATCACGTCGCGGTTCGCGCCCGCGAGCGCGGCTATCTGACGCTGTGGCGCGAATCGCTGAATCGCTGCGACGGCGTGTGGGCGGAAATCGACGCCGATCCGACCGGCAATCCGCTCGACCGTCTGAAATTGCATATCGACCCGAAACAGGCCGGCATCTCCGCATGGGATCTCGCGGATGCGCTCGCGCGTCCGCCCGAGGGCGAGGCGCCGGTGATCGTGCGCGATCACGAAGCGGAACTGCATTTCTTCTTTCTCGACCCGTGCAATCTGCATCCGGGCGAGGAGCAGGTCGTGCTCGCGCGCATTCTGGCCGAGCTGGAACGGGCGCGTGGCGCGGATGAACCGGTCGTCACGCCGTTCCATCGACGCGACGCGCGCCGGCTGGCCGCGCGCCGCAACTGGCCGGACTGA
- a CDS encoding IclR family transcriptional regulator produces MARTSRPSASATSAESTPVDPASVDTPAHAGAGTPAPRTRTSALDRAVQILDALQQANRPATAYEVARMVGAPLSTVYSIINDLVDKNLLARRLDGTIWLGSRLYGYGLTYASSLDYFAVAHEEMERLSAEVEETVQVCGLEDGMMVVQQMAEGPGHFRVTSRVGSRVPLNWTASGRLLVGHLPDAERVAFFAQHAQSSPTGRAETRPEVLARIAREALDARLSIQIGESDASVACLAAPVLDNSGACVFTISIVMPEAKAELGTERFAQAVQTVAARIETRLGWRRRDAEPAA; encoded by the coding sequence ATGGCCCGCACGTCCCGACCTTCCGCGTCGGCAACCTCCGCCGAGAGCACACCTGTCGACCCCGCATCCGTCGACACCCCAGCGCACGCCGGGGCCGGCACGCCCGCGCCGCGCACGCGCACCAGCGCGCTCGACCGCGCGGTGCAGATTCTCGACGCGCTCCAGCAGGCGAACCGCCCCGCCACCGCGTACGAGGTCGCGCGCATGGTCGGCGCGCCGCTGTCCACGGTGTATTCGATCATCAACGATCTGGTGGACAAGAATCTGCTCGCGCGCCGTCTCGACGGCACGATCTGGCTCGGCTCGCGGCTGTACGGTTACGGGCTGACCTACGCGAGTTCGCTCGATTACTTCGCGGTCGCGCACGAGGAAATGGAGCGTCTGTCGGCGGAAGTCGAGGAGACCGTGCAGGTGTGCGGTCTCGAAGACGGCATGATGGTCGTGCAGCAGATGGCCGAGGGGCCGGGACATTTCCGCGTGACGTCGCGGGTCGGCAGCCGCGTGCCGCTGAACTGGACCGCATCGGGCCGGCTGCTGGTCGGTCATCTGCCGGACGCCGAGCGCGTCGCGTTCTTCGCGCAGCACGCGCAAAGCTCGCCGACCGGCCGCGCGGAAACGCGGCCCGAGGTGCTCGCGCGGATCGCCCGCGAAGCGCTCGACGCGAGATTGTCGATCCAGATCGGCGAATCGGACGCGTCGGTGGCCTGCCTCGCGGCGCCGGTGCTGGATAACAGCGGCGCGTGCGTGTTCACCATTTCGATCGTGATGCCCGAGGCGAAGGCCGAACTCGGCACCGAACGTTTCGCGCAAGCCGTGCAGACGGTGGCCGCGCGCATCGAAACGCGCCTCGGCTGGCGCCGCCGCGATGCGGAACCGGCTGCCTGA
- a CDS encoding RidA family protein, with the protein MNCYDRLHTRGLKLPQVPTPIGNFTHCTREGNLLFLSGQGPLDERGELLTGKVGATVSAEEAYRHAQLVGLNLLAVLHNELGDLRRVKRVVKLLGMVNAAPDFTEHPRVINGCSDLFVDVFGDAGRHSRSAVGVGSLPGNITVEIEAIVAVAD; encoded by the coding sequence ATGAACTGCTACGACCGGCTGCACACGCGCGGCCTCAAGCTTCCGCAAGTGCCGACGCCGATCGGCAACTTCACGCACTGCACGCGCGAGGGCAATCTGCTGTTCCTGTCCGGCCAGGGGCCGCTCGACGAACGCGGCGAACTGCTCACCGGCAAGGTCGGTGCGACCGTCAGCGCGGAAGAAGCGTACCGTCACGCGCAACTGGTCGGTCTCAATCTGCTGGCCGTGCTGCACAACGAACTCGGCGATCTGCGGCGCGTGAAGCGCGTCGTCAAGCTGCTCGGCATGGTCAACGCGGCGCCGGATTTCACCGAGCATCCGCGCGTGATCAACGGTTGCTCGGATCTGTTCGTCGACGTGTTCGGCGACGCGGGACGTCACTCGCGCTCGGCGGTCGGCGTGGGTTCACTGCCGGGCAATATTACCGTCGAGATCGAGGCGATCGTCGCGGTCGCGGACTGA
- a CDS encoding phospholipase C, phosphocholine-specific, which produces MTSKNRRDFLRSAAHAAGSATALSMLPLGIRNALAIPANNKTGTIRDVEHIVVLMQENRSFDHYFGTLKGVRGFGDTRAINLPNGQPVWYQPLAADAGYVLPFRPSAPNLGLQFLQDLAHDWTSTHAAWNGGRYDQWVPAKGTTTMAYLTRDDIPFHYQLADAFTICDAYHCSLMGPTDPNRYYMWSGWVGNDGSGGGPVIDNSELGYGWSTYPEVLQSAGITWKIYQDMGTGLNASGSWGWTQNPYIGNYGDNSLLYFNQYRNAQPGNPLYDNARTGTNAAQSDGYFDILKRDVQNNALPQVSWIVAPEAYSEHPNWPSNYGAWYIDQVLQILTSNPEVWSKTVLLINYDENDGFFDHMAPPFAPASSANGLSTVDTSNEIYAGSGSTPAGPYGLGPRVPMLVVSPWSKGGYVCSELFDHTSVIRFIEKRFGHDHNLGESNITPWRRAVCGDLMSAFNFSNPNDAFPTLPSTSGYVPPDQNRHPDYVPLPPAVQAVPKQEPGVRPARALPYELFVRVHGEGSANKLTMRFVNTGRTGAVFLVYAANSSDAPRTYTVEAGKRLQDQLPCNADGTYDFTVYGPNGFLRRFAGKPVARSWWNGSDIARPEVAEGYDVSNGNLQLRLENVGSARCTFTIVNAYDAGKPIKHSVRGGDTDQVYLDLRNAHGWYDLAITVDTDPTFARRLAGHVETGKSSMSDPALGS; this is translated from the coding sequence ATGACCTCAAAAAATCGCCGTGATTTTCTGCGCTCCGCCGCGCATGCCGCCGGTTCCGCCACCGCGCTAAGCATGTTGCCGCTGGGCATCCGCAACGCCCTCGCCATTCCGGCGAACAACAAGACCGGCACGATCCGCGATGTCGAGCACATCGTCGTGCTGATGCAGGAAAACCGTTCGTTCGACCACTACTTCGGCACGCTGAAGGGCGTGCGCGGTTTCGGCGATACGCGCGCGATCAACCTGCCGAACGGTCAGCCGGTGTGGTACCAACCGCTCGCCGCGGATGCGGGTTACGTGCTGCCGTTCCGCCCGAGCGCGCCGAACCTCGGCCTGCAATTCCTGCAGGATCTCGCGCACGACTGGACCAGCACGCACGCAGCCTGGAACGGCGGCCGCTACGATCAGTGGGTGCCCGCCAAGGGCACCACGACGATGGCCTACCTGACGCGCGACGACATTCCGTTCCACTATCAACTCGCCGACGCCTTCACGATCTGCGACGCGTACCACTGTTCGCTGATGGGCCCGACCGATCCGAACCGCTACTACATGTGGAGCGGCTGGGTCGGCAACGACGGCAGCGGCGGCGGCCCCGTGATCGACAACTCGGAACTCGGCTACGGCTGGTCCACGTACCCGGAAGTGCTGCAAAGCGCGGGCATCACGTGGAAGATCTATCAGGACATGGGCACGGGTCTGAACGCGAGTGGCTCGTGGGGCTGGACGCAGAATCCGTACATCGGCAACTACGGCGACAACTCGCTGCTCTACTTCAACCAGTACCGCAACGCGCAGCCGGGCAATCCGCTGTACGACAACGCGCGCACGGGCACCAACGCCGCGCAGAGCGACGGCTACTTCGACATCCTCAAGCGCGACGTGCAGAACAACGCGCTGCCGCAAGTGTCGTGGATCGTCGCGCCGGAAGCGTATTCCGAGCATCCGAACTGGCCGTCGAATTACGGCGCGTGGTACATCGATCAGGTGTTGCAGATTCTCACGTCGAACCCCGAGGTGTGGAGCAAGACCGTGCTGCTGATCAACTACGACGAGAACGACGGCTTCTTCGACCACATGGCGCCGCCGTTCGCGCCGGCGTCGAGCGCAAACGGTCTGTCCACCGTCGACACCAGCAACGAAATCTACGCCGGCAGCGGCAGCACGCCGGCAGGCCCGTACGGCCTCGGCCCGCGCGTGCCGATGCTGGTGGTGTCGCCGTGGTCGAAGGGCGGCTACGTGTGCTCGGAACTGTTCGACCATACGTCGGTGATCCGCTTCATCGAAAAGCGTTTCGGCCACGACCATAACCTCGGCGAATCGAACATCACGCCGTGGCGCCGCGCGGTGTGCGGCGACCTGATGTCGGCCTTCAACTTCAGCAACCCGAACGACGCGTTCCCGACGCTGCCGAGCACGAGCGGCTACGTGCCGCCGGATCAGAACCGTCATCCGGACTACGTGCCGCTGCCGCCGGCGGTGCAGGCGGTGCCGAAGCAGGAGCCCGGCGTGCGTCCGGCGCGCGCGTTGCCGTACGAACTGTTCGTGCGCGTGCATGGCGAAGGTTCGGCCAACAAGCTGACCATGCGCTTCGTCAATACGGGCCGCACGGGTGCGGTGTTTCTCGTGTACGCCGCCAACAGCAGCGACGCGCCGCGCACGTACACGGTCGAAGCCGGCAAGCGGCTTCAGGATCAACTGCCGTGCAACGCCGACGGCACGTACGACTTCACCGTGTACGGTCCGAACGGGTTCCTGCGCCGCTTCGCGGGCAAGCCGGTCGCGCGCAGCTGGTGGAACGGGTCGGACATCGCGCGTCCGGAAGTGGCCGAAGGCTATGACGTGTCGAACGGCAATCTGCAATTGCGTCTGGAAAACGTCGGCAGCGCGCGCTGCACGTTCACGATCGTCAACGCGTACGACGCCGGCAAGCCGATCAAGCACTCGGTGCGCGGCGGCGATACGGATCAGGTCTACCTCGATCTGCGCAATGCGCACGGCTGGTACGACCTGGCGATCACCGTCGATACGGACCCGACGTTCGCGCGGCGCCTTGCCGGTCACGTGGAAACGGGCAAGAGCAGCATGAGCGATCCGGCGCTGGGGAGCTAA
- a CDS encoding MSMEG_0569 family flavin-dependent oxidoreductase, whose translation MSNREQPARADGHYSVLVVGGGQAGLSISYYLTQAGIDHLVVEKNTVTHTWREQRWDAFCLVTPNWQCALPGYPYRGDDPHGFMKKDEIVAYLDGFIEHVGAPVLERTEVKRAKRRDDGVYAIATTQGDFTADRLVVAAGGYHTPIVPRLAERLPARIVQMQSSAYRNPRALPDGVVMVVGTGQSGAQIAEDLHLAGRKVVLAVGEAPRCARFYRGRDVVDWLADMQYYDMPVEQHPLREGVRDNTNHYVTGRDGGRDIDLRRFAAEGMELYGRLDDLRDGRFHFAPTLAASLDAADAVYNRINASIDSFIAKQGIDVPAGGAYEPVWQPSGERTTLDIDASGIAAIVWCIGFTPDFSWLDAPVFNGRGYPAHARGVTPIDGLYFVGLPWLHTWGSGRFSGIARDAEFIVQTIADEAGKRESRTTAVAA comes from the coding sequence ATGTCGAATCGAGAACAACCCGCGCGCGCCGATGGACATTACAGCGTGCTCGTCGTCGGCGGCGGGCAGGCGGGTCTGTCGATCAGCTATTACCTGACGCAGGCCGGCATCGATCATCTGGTCGTCGAGAAGAACACGGTCACGCACACCTGGCGCGAACAGCGCTGGGACGCGTTCTGTCTGGTCACGCCGAACTGGCAATGCGCGCTGCCCGGTTATCCGTATCGCGGCGACGATCCGCACGGCTTCATGAAGAAGGACGAGATCGTCGCGTACCTCGACGGATTCATCGAACATGTCGGCGCGCCGGTGCTCGAACGCACCGAAGTCAAACGCGCGAAACGGCGCGACGACGGCGTATATGCGATCGCGACGACGCAGGGCGACTTCACCGCCGATCGACTGGTGGTGGCCGCTGGCGGCTATCACACGCCGATCGTGCCGCGCCTCGCCGAGCGCTTGCCCGCGCGGATCGTGCAGATGCAGTCGTCCGCGTATCGCAACCCGCGGGCGTTGCCCGACGGCGTGGTGATGGTGGTCGGCACGGGACAATCCGGCGCGCAGATTGCCGAGGATCTGCATCTGGCCGGACGCAAGGTGGTGCTCGCGGTCGGCGAGGCGCCACGTTGCGCGCGCTTCTATCGCGGCCGCGACGTGGTCGACTGGCTCGCCGACATGCAGTATTACGACATGCCGGTCGAACAGCATCCGCTGCGCGAAGGGGTGCGCGATAACACCAATCACTACGTGACCGGCCGCGACGGCGGACGCGATATCGATCTGCGCCGGTTCGCCGCCGAGGGCATGGAGTTGTATGGCCGCCTCGACGATCTGCGCGACGGCCGCTTTCATTTCGCGCCGACGCTGGCCGCCAGTCTCGATGCGGCCGACGCCGTGTATAACCGCATCAACGCGAGCATCGACAGCTTCATCGCGAAGCAGGGGATCGATGTGCCGGCCGGCGGCGCGTACGAACCGGTGTGGCAGCCGTCCGGGGAGCGCACGACGCTCGACATCGACGCCAGCGGGATTGCGGCGATCGTCTGGTGCATCGGTTTCACGCCGGATTTCAGCTGGCTCGACGCGCCAGTGTTCAACGGACGCGGTTATCCGGCCCATGCGCGCGGCGTGACGCCGATCGACGGCTTGTATTTCGTCGGACTGCCATGGCTGCATACGTGGGGATCGGGGCGCTTCTCGGGGATTGCGCGCGACGCCGAGTTCATCGTGCAGACCATCGCGGACGAGGCAGGCAAACGCGAGTCGCGAACGACGGCCGTGGCGGCGTGA
- a CDS encoding MSMEG_0570 family nitrogen starvation response protein → MPVTHFHIQWPDGEEASCYSPSRVVGEFFSAGDVYALDEFVARSRQALGIASERVREKYGFACSAALDQLAQIERDAARYRDRPGATVRIIGFS, encoded by the coding sequence ATGCCCGTCACTCACTTTCATATTCAATGGCCCGACGGCGAAGAGGCGAGCTGCTATTCGCCGTCGCGCGTGGTCGGCGAGTTCTTCTCGGCGGGCGACGTGTACGCGCTCGACGAATTCGTCGCCCGTTCGCGGCAGGCGCTCGGCATCGCGTCGGAGCGGGTGCGCGAGAAATACGGCTTCGCGTGTTCGGCCGCGCTGGATCAGCTCGCGCAGATCGAACGCGATGCGGCGCGCTATCGCGACCGGCCCGGCGCGACGGTCAGGATTATCGGTTTCAGCTAG
- a CDS encoding sll0787 family AIR synthase-like protein, translating to MSVAELVAGLRASRGFLHKTDIAGVVDALARRLPRGARDLDQAVALGDDCAALAEGDGYLLFAIEGMVSDFVDAMPWFAGYSSVMVNVSDIYAMGGRPLAVVDALWSPGLGAAEDVLAGMAAAATAYGVPIVGGHTNTRSEAAQLAVSIVGRAKTLLSSFHAKPGDRLMMAADLRGRFEEPYPFWNASTGAPPERLRGDLDVLPHLAESGLCDAAKDISMAGALGTALMLLECSQVGARIDLERIPKPDDVPLSRWVTAFPSFGYLLSVREHHVEAVQALFDERSLACSVIGVVHAPRQVILHRREETAVLWDFEREAFMAGEGDSERPAMQPPDDALPATR from the coding sequence ATGAGTGTCGCCGAACTGGTCGCCGGTCTGCGCGCGAGTCGCGGCTTTCTGCACAAGACCGATATCGCCGGCGTGGTCGATGCGCTGGCGAGACGTCTGCCGCGCGGCGCCCGCGATCTCGATCAGGCGGTCGCGCTCGGCGACGACTGCGCGGCGCTCGCGGAGGGCGACGGCTATCTGCTGTTCGCGATCGAAGGCATGGTCAGCGATTTCGTCGACGCGATGCCGTGGTTCGCGGGCTACAGCAGCGTGATGGTCAACGTCAGCGATATCTATGCGATGGGCGGCCGTCCGCTGGCCGTGGTGGATGCGTTGTGGAGCCCGGGCCTCGGCGCGGCGGAAGACGTGCTGGCTGGCATGGCCGCGGCCGCCACCGCGTATGGCGTGCCGATTGTCGGCGGTCATACGAATACGCGCAGCGAGGCCGCGCAACTGGCGGTGTCGATCGTTGGCCGCGCGAAGACCTTGCTGTCGAGTTTTCACGCGAAGCCGGGCGACCGTTTGATGATGGCGGCCGATTTGCGCGGACGCTTCGAAGAACCGTATCCGTTCTGGAATGCGTCGACCGGTGCGCCGCCGGAACGTCTGCGCGGCGATCTCGACGTGTTGCCGCATCTCGCGGAAAGCGGGCTGTGCGATGCGGCGAAGGACATCAGCATGGCGGGCGCGCTCGGTACCGCGTTGATGTTGCTCGAGTGCTCGCAGGTGGGCGCGCGCATCGACCTCGAACGGATTCCGAAACCGGATGACGTGCCGTTGTCGCGTTGGGTGACGGCGTTTCCGAGCTTCGGCTATCTGCTGTCGGTGCGTGAACATCACGTGGAGGCGGTACAGGCGCTGTTCGACGAACGCTCGCTCGCGTGTTCGGTGATCGGTGTGGTTCACGCGCCGCGTCAGGTGATTCTGCATCGGCGGGAAGAGACGGCGGTGTTGTGGGACTTCGAGCGTGAAGCGTTCATGGCCGGCGAAGGTGATAGCGAACGACCCGCGATGCAACCGCCGGACGATGCGTTGCCCGCCACGCGTTGA
- a CDS encoding MSMEG_0567/Sll0786 family nitrogen starvation N-acetyltransferase: protein MFGEAIAGLAPDAEARSGRVSDERHAPRIPATPYTPNEFRIKWTTLDWEAEQAFRLRRAVFCIEQGIFVGDDRDEIDRHAQQLVALSCVAGMPEQVVGTVRIHRDRGNVWFGSRLAVHAAFRRHGKIGATLIRLAVSSAHALGCETFLAHVQSQNVPLFNAMHWDTLAEETLLGRPHHLMRAQLDWYPPCTTPNGGFVTRTQVVSPRAEATTSDAAEVGARSAA from the coding sequence ATGTTTGGTGAAGCGATTGCCGGTCTGGCGCCGGATGCGGAAGCCCGGAGCGGGCGCGTCAGCGATGAACGCCACGCGCCTCGCATTCCCGCTACGCCTTATACGCCGAACGAATTCCGCATCAAGTGGACCACGCTCGACTGGGAAGCGGAGCAGGCGTTCCGCTTGCGGCGCGCGGTGTTCTGCATCGAGCAGGGCATTTTCGTCGGCGACGATCGCGACGAGATCGACCGCCACGCGCAGCAACTGGTCGCGCTCAGTTGCGTGGCCGGCATGCCGGAGCAGGTGGTGGGCACCGTGCGCATTCATCGCGATCGCGGCAACGTGTGGTTCGGTTCGCGGCTGGCGGTGCACGCGGCGTTCCGGCGTCACGGCAAGATCGGCGCGACGCTGATCCGGCTCGCAGTCAGCAGCGCGCATGCGCTGGGTTGCGAGACCTTCCTCGCCCATGTACAGAGCCAGAACGTGCCGCTCTTTAACGCGATGCATTGGGACACGCTCGCGGAGGAAACGCTGCTCGGCCGTCCGCATCATTTGATGCGGGCGCAACTGGATTGGTATCCGCCGTGCACCACGCCGAACGGCGGTTTTGTCACGCGCACGCAGGTCGTGTCTCCACGAGCGGAAGCCACAACCTCGGACGCGGCCGAGGTTGGCGCACGGAGCGCGGCATGA
- a CDS encoding MSMEG_0568 family radical SAM protein: MNASETPSAASRQLMTELQSAGLRLVSPDAGAASRRGGAGPSDHKAVTVDGVTIMVPVHTSSAWHSPFVAQTPDAAGTSALLRGTIPIASVSFPKAPRFYAMQTLDGVPYAQIATLHGADVLATTVLQTCIRYESRRKSCKFCAIGQSLAAGRTIARKTPEQLAEVARAAVLLDGVKHMVLTTGTPPTPDRGAQILCDSAFAIKAAVDLPIQAQCEPPDDDRWFARMKASGIDTLGMHLEVVTPALRERIMPGKASVPLSRYMDAFKAAVAVFGRGQVSTYLLAGLGDSAEAMLAMSRELIALGVYPFVVPFVPISGTPLEDHPAPTPAFMKTVLQPLGAMLKEAAMRSSDIKAGCGKCGACSSLSSYEV, encoded by the coding sequence ATGAACGCCAGCGAGACGCCGTCGGCCGCGAGCCGGCAATTGATGACTGAGTTGCAGTCGGCCGGCCTGCGGCTGGTGTCGCCGGATGCGGGCGCGGCAAGCCGCCGGGGCGGCGCGGGGCCGTCCGACCACAAGGCCGTGACGGTGGACGGCGTGACGATCATGGTGCCCGTGCATACGAGCAGCGCATGGCATTCGCCGTTCGTCGCGCAGACGCCGGACGCGGCGGGCACGAGCGCGCTGCTGCGCGGCACGATCCCGATCGCCAGCGTGAGCTTTCCGAAGGCGCCGCGTTTCTACGCCATGCAGACGCTCGACGGCGTGCCGTACGCGCAGATCGCCACGCTGCACGGCGCGGACGTACTGGCGACCACGGTATTGCAGACCTGCATCCGCTACGAGAGCCGCCGCAAGAGTTGCAAGTTCTGCGCGATCGGCCAGTCGCTCGCGGCGGGCCGCACGATCGCGCGCAAGACGCCGGAGCAACTGGCGGAAGTGGCGCGCGCGGCGGTGTTGCTCGACGGCGTGAAGCACATGGTGCTGACCACGGGTACGCCGCCGACGCCGGATCGCGGCGCGCAGATACTGTGCGACAGCGCGTTCGCGATCAAGGCCGCGGTGGATCTGCCGATCCAGGCGCAATGCGAACCGCCCGACGACGACCGCTGGTTCGCGCGCATGAAGGCGAGCGGCATCGATACGCTCGGCATGCATCTGGAAGTGGTGACGCCCGCGCTGCGCGAACGCATCATGCCGGGCAAGGCGAGCGTGCCGCTGTCGCGCTACATGGATGCGTTCAAGGCGGCGGTCGCGGTGTTCGGGCGCGGACAGGTCAGCACCTACCTGCTCGCGGGCCTGGGCGATAGCGCGGAAGCGATGCTCGCGATGTCGCGCGAGTTGATCGCGCTCGGCGTGTATCCGTTCGTGGTGCCGTTCGTGCCGATCAGCGGCACGCCGCTCGAAGATCATCCCGCACCGACGCCGGCATTCATGAAGACCGTGTTGCAACCGCTCGGCGCGATGCTGAAAGAGGCGGCGATGCGTTCGTCGGATATCAAGGCTGGCTGCGGCAAATGCGGCGCGTGTTCGTCGCTTTCATCGTACGAGGTGTGA